A window from Borrelia sp. P9F1 encodes these proteins:
- the rplN gene encoding 50S ribosomal protein L14: protein MVQMQTYLTVADNTGGKLAQCVKVLGGSKKRYARVGDIIVVAVKQAIPNSPVKKGDVHKAVVVRTSKEIRRRNGTYVRFDDNACVILDANLNPRGKRVFGPVARELRDANFMKVVSLASEVI, encoded by the coding sequence ATGGTGCAGATGCAGACGTATTTAACGGTTGCTGATAACACGGGCGGTAAGTTGGCTCAGTGCGTAAAAGTTTTGGGTGGTAGTAAGAAGCGTTATGCTAGGGTTGGAGACATAATTGTTGTCGCTGTGAAGCAGGCTATTCCTAATTCTCCTGTTAAAAAGGGAGATGTACATAAGGCTGTTGTTGTTAGGACCTCAAAAGAGATAAGACGCAGGAATGGAACTTATGTTAGATTTGATGATAATGCGTGTGTTATACTCGATGCTAATTTGAATCCAAGAGGTAAGAGGGTTTTTGGACCTGTCGCAAGGGAGCTGAGAGACGCTAATTTTATGAAGGTTGTCTCATTGGCTTCAGAGGTAATATAG
- the rplD gene encoding 50S ribosomal protein L4: MERKVFSQEGQELRSIDLEDRVFNVDISYGSIYNAIRNELANLRVGTASTKTRAEVKGSSKKPWKQKGTGRARVGTRRNPIWVGGGVALGPKPRDYSYKLPRKVKRLAFRSVLSLRASVEDGFKIIEDFTVESGKTRELALIMKNFIGTNGKTVILLGNDDQMVKRAGKNIRDLKILSFNRLRIVDLFYAKNLIALESAIRGLNEFYVK, translated from the coding sequence ATGGAAAGGAAAGTTTTTTCTCAAGAAGGACAAGAGCTTCGATCTATAGATTTGGAAGATAGGGTCTTTAACGTTGATATTAGCTATGGCTCTATATATAATGCTATTCGGAATGAGCTAGCCAATCTGAGAGTTGGGACAGCTTCAACTAAAACTAGAGCTGAGGTTAAGGGGAGTTCTAAAAAGCCTTGGAAGCAAAAGGGCACGGGGCGTGCAAGGGTGGGCACTAGGCGGAATCCAATTTGGGTTGGTGGTGGTGTTGCTTTGGGGCCAAAGCCAAGAGATTATAGTTATAAATTACCGAGGAAGGTAAAGCGGCTTGCTTTTAGGTCTGTGCTTAGCTTGCGTGCATCTGTGGAAGATGGTTTTAAAATTATAGAGGATTTTACTGTTGAGTCGGGAAAGACAAGAGAACTTGCTTTGATAATGAAAAATTTTATAGGCACCAATGGAAAAACGGTTATTCTGTTGGGTAATGATGATCAGATGGTTAAGAGAGCAGGGAAAAATATTAGAGATTTGAAGATTTTATCTTTTAATAGACTTAGGATTGTTGATTTGTTTTATGCCAAGAATTTAATAGCTCTTGAATCTGCTATCAGGGGGCTTAATGAATTTTATGTTAAATAA
- a CDS encoding MATE family efflux transporter — protein MATNQAKTRELILAGNLYKVLSVVSFPILVTNVIQAFYELTDMFYVGKLGAVPLAALSLTGPINFLIMVFAMGMAMGSISLMSKAIGEGTFSKFSKYAGQLLFLNFISSLFVMVFILLSIDSILDFMSVKGDLRELTKSYFYVTAYAIPVMFLSISIVYILNSQGETIISMIIILIANVINFILDPILMFAFDLGIAGAAWATFFSKLVTVFSYLFLTYGLNRGFKISLGDMMPDIAVMRNIFNLGFPAAFGQIMTSLSFLVFNYLVIQISPKFLAAYGLTNSIIAFLLLPGMSIGTGIITIVGQNLGAKNFDRIGDALKKGFFLSLIVLFTINVIIISFRESIAAFFTDDFEVLSYANDYLLLASIGTVGYGLQQVFFGGLIGSGFTKLVMVIVCVRLWVIRLPVVLIFQYFGIMEDSLGYAFIISNYVAFGILLYFTLTKYWLKTQRSST, from the coding sequence TATTGTCAGTTGTTAGTTTCCCTATTTTGGTGACTAATGTTATTCAGGCTTTTTACGAACTGACAGATATGTTTTATGTGGGAAAGCTTGGTGCTGTTCCCCTTGCTGCACTGTCTCTTACAGGTCCTATTAATTTTCTTATTATGGTTTTTGCTATGGGAATGGCTATGGGAAGCATATCATTGATGTCTAAAGCTATTGGAGAGGGAACATTTTCTAAGTTTTCAAAATATGCAGGACAATTATTATTTTTAAATTTCATATCATCTCTGTTTGTTATGGTCTTTATTTTACTATCTATAGATTCTATTCTAGATTTTATGTCTGTTAAGGGCGACCTTAGGGAGCTTACCAAGTCTTATTTTTATGTAACAGCATATGCGATACCAGTAATGTTTTTAAGTATTTCTATTGTATATATATTGAATTCTCAAGGTGAAACCATTATTTCGATGATAATAATTTTGATTGCAAATGTTATTAATTTTATTCTTGATCCAATTTTAATGTTTGCTTTTGATTTAGGTATTGCTGGTGCTGCTTGGGCTACTTTTTTTTCAAAATTAGTAACAGTTTTTTCTTATTTGTTTCTAACTTATGGATTAAATCGTGGATTTAAGATAAGTTTAGGGGATATGATGCCAGATATTGCTGTAATGAGAAATATTTTTAATTTAGGGTTCCCAGCAGCTTTTGGACAGATTATGACTTCTCTTTCTTTTTTGGTTTTCAATTATCTTGTGATTCAAATTAGTCCTAAATTTTTAGCCGCTTACGGACTTACAAATAGTATTATTGCATTTTTGCTCCTTCCCGGAATGAGTATTGGTACTGGGATTATTACAATTGTTGGGCAAAACCTTGGAGCTAAAAATTTCGATAGAATAGGAGATGCCTTAAAGAAGGGGTTTTTTTTGTCTTTAATAGTTTTATTTACAATTAATGTAATTATAATATCTTTCAGAGAAAGTATTGCAGCTTTTTTTACAGATGATTTTGAAGTTTTAAGTTATGCTAATGATTATTTGTTATTGGCATCAATTGGAACTGTTGGATATGGATTACAGCAAGTTTTTTTTGGAGGGCTGATTGGTTCAGGATTTACAAAACTTGTCATGGTTATTGTTTGTGTTCGTCTTTGGGTTATTCGCTTGCCGGTTGTGCTTATTTTTCAATATTTCGGAATCATGGAAGATTCTCTAGGATATGCTTTCATAATTTCAAATTATGTGGCCTTTGGGATTTTATTGTACTTTACTCTTACAAAATATTGGTTGAAGACGCAGCGTAGTTCAACATAG
- the rpsH gene encoding 30S ribosomal protein S8, which translates to MSVTHSVGDMLTKIRNASRVRHESVELKVSRINKSILNILKEEGYIKEYGLFDKNGISFIKVVLNYDNKRNPAINRIDAISTPGRKVYSSYKKMPRIKNGYGILIVSSSRGVITGKKARDNKVGGELICSVW; encoded by the coding sequence ATGTCGGTTACGCATTCGGTTGGGGATATGTTAACTAAGATAAGAAATGCAAGTAGGGTTAGGCATGAGTCTGTAGAGCTGAAGGTGTCTAGGATAAATAAGTCGATTTTAAATATCCTCAAGGAAGAAGGGTATATTAAAGAATATGGGTTGTTCGACAAAAATGGTATTTCTTTTATTAAGGTGGTGTTGAATTATGATAATAAGAGGAATCCGGCTATAAACAGGATAGACGCTATTTCAACTCCTGGTAGAAAGGTTTATTCTTCGTATAAAAAAATGCCGAGGATAAAGAATGGTTATGGTATTTTGATTGTGTCTTCTTCTAGGGGCGTTATTACTGGAAAGAAGGCTAGAGATAACAAGGTGGGTGGTGAGCTCATTTGTTCAGTTTGGTAA
- the rpsS gene encoding 30S ribosomal protein S19, translating to MARSIKKGPFIEKSLYQKVLAASGKEKRVVIKTYSRASTIIPDMVNLTISVYNGKSFIPVYITEDLVGHKLGEFSPTRIFRGHAKSDKKGRK from the coding sequence GTGGCAAGATCTATTAAGAAAGGACCTTTTATAGAAAAAAGTCTTTACCAGAAAGTTTTGGCAGCTTCTGGTAAGGAGAAAAGGGTGGTTATTAAAACATATTCTAGAGCTTCAACAATAATACCTGATATGGTAAATCTTACTATATCTGTCTATAACGGGAAGTCTTTTATTCCTGTTTATATTACTGAAGATCTTGTAGGGCATAAGCTTGGTGAATTTTCTCCGACAAGGATTTTTAGGGGGCATGCTAAGTCAGATAAGAAGGGAAGGAAGTAG
- the rplF gene encoding 50S ribosomal protein L6 encodes MSRVGKLPIKISDSVKVGVTDNLVTIEGKRGRLSQVVGGGIKVRVEGDSIFVERSFEDKQTRAFHGLYRSLIFNMVKGVTDGFSRSLIINGVGYRVEQQEGSLFFNLGYSTQFEYVIPEGVSIKLDGNTKIAVEGVDKCRVGQVAAEIRSLKVPEPYKGKGIKYDNEIIRRKVGKSGVKK; translated from the coding sequence ATGTCACGTGTTGGTAAGCTTCCCATAAAGATATCAGATTCTGTTAAAGTTGGCGTTACGGACAATTTGGTAACGATTGAGGGGAAGAGAGGTAGATTGAGTCAGGTAGTGGGGGGTGGTATTAAGGTTAGGGTTGAGGGCGATAGCATTTTTGTTGAGCGTTCTTTTGAGGATAAGCAGACGAGGGCTTTTCATGGGCTTTATAGAAGTTTGATTTTTAATATGGTTAAGGGAGTGACGGATGGGTTTTCAAGATCTCTTATTATTAATGGTGTGGGTTATAGGGTGGAACAGCAGGAGGGTAGCCTCTTTTTCAATCTGGGGTATTCAACTCAGTTTGAGTATGTGATACCAGAGGGAGTTTCTATTAAGCTTGATGGTAATACTAAGATTGCAGTTGAGGGGGTGGATAAGTGCAGAGTTGGACAAGTCGCTGCCGAGATTAGAAGCTTGAAAGTGCCAGAACCTTATAAGGGGAAGGGGATTAAATATGACAATGAAATAATTAGGCGTAAAGTAGGAAAATCGGGAGTAAAGAAATAG
- the rplP gene encoding 50S ribosomal protein L16 yields the protein MLSPKKVKYRKRQRGRLTGQAQKGNKISFGEYGLVSLETDFITARQIEAARIAMTRRVKRGGKVWIRIFPDIPYTKKPAETRMGKGKGGVDHWNAPVRLGTVMFEMAGVAKELAEEAMVLASSKLPVKTIFVVRRDLR from the coding sequence ATGTTGAGTCCTAAAAAGGTTAAATATAGGAAGAGGCAAAGAGGGAGGCTTACTGGACAGGCGCAGAAGGGGAATAAAATATCTTTTGGAGAATATGGACTTGTTTCTCTTGAGACAGATTTTATCACTGCAAGGCAGATTGAGGCAGCTCGTATTGCCATGACTCGTAGGGTTAAGAGGGGTGGTAAAGTTTGGATAAGAATATTTCCGGACATTCCCTACACTAAGAAGCCAGCTGAGACTAGAATGGGTAAGGGCAAGGGGGGTGTTGACCATTGGAATGCTCCTGTTAGGCTTGGGACTGTTATGTTTGAGATGGCTGGAGTAGCTAAGGAGCTTGCCGAGGAAGCTATGGTGCTTGCTAGTTCCAAATTGCCGGTTAAAACGATATTTGTTGTAAGGAGAGATTTGAGGTAG
- the rplE gene encoding 50S ribosomal protein L5 has product MSYVPELKRYYRESIVKELAEEFQYKSIMQAPRIEKIVVSMGVGEAVKNKKLLDSAVAELSQITGQRAVKTKARRAIAGFKIRQGQEIGAMVTLRGNVMYEFLYKLINLALPRVKDFRGVNGNSFDGNGNYSFGIAEQIIFSEIDYDKIERVAGLNVTIVTTALSDREGKALLSRFGVPFSS; this is encoded by the coding sequence ATGAGTTACGTGCCTGAGCTTAAGAGATATTATAGGGAAAGTATTGTAAAAGAGCTTGCTGAGGAATTTCAGTATAAGTCTATCATGCAGGCCCCTAGAATAGAAAAAATAGTTGTTTCTATGGGGGTTGGAGAAGCTGTTAAGAATAAAAAGCTTTTAGATTCAGCTGTTGCGGAGCTTAGTCAGATTACTGGCCAGAGGGCTGTAAAGACGAAGGCTAGGAGAGCCATTGCTGGTTTTAAAATTAGACAAGGACAGGAAATTGGTGCTATGGTTACCCTTAGGGGCAATGTTATGTATGAGTTTTTGTACAAGCTTATCAATTTAGCATTGCCTCGTGTTAAAGATTTTAGGGGGGTTAATGGCAATTCTTTTGATGGTAACGGTAATTATTCTTTTGGGATAGCAGAGCAGATAATATTTTCTGAGATAGATTATGATAAAATAGAGAGGGTGGCTGGCTTGAATGTTACGATAGTGACCACGGCTTTAAGTGACAGGGAGGGGAAGGCTTTGCTTTCTAGGTTTGGTGTGCCGTTTAGTAGTTAA
- the rplV gene encoding 50S ribosomal protein L22 — MVVNRRYTARGKNLPSSPKKVRPIADNIRGRSYVEAVAILYSMPNKGAKLLGKVVKSAASNAMYHNKNLSEDMIIVKVIMIDDGKRRKSVWPRARGRADRLVNRSCHIFVEVDEKMGSGE; from the coding sequence ATGGTTGTAAATAGAAGATACACGGCGAGGGGCAAGAATCTGCCATCTTCCCCGAAGAAGGTAAGGCCTATAGCTGACAACATACGGGGTAGGTCTTATGTTGAAGCTGTTGCTATACTTTATTCTATGCCCAATAAGGGGGCTAAGCTTTTGGGTAAGGTAGTTAAATCGGCTGCATCAAATGCTATGTACCATAATAAAAATCTTTCTGAGGATATGATCATTGTGAAGGTTATTATGATTGATGATGGAAAGCGTCGCAAGAGTGTTTGGCCTAGAGCTAGAGGGAGGGCCGATAGACTGGTTAATAGAAGTTGTCATATTTTTGTTGAGGTTGATGAAAAGATGGGAAGTGGGGAGTAA
- the rpmC gene encoding 50S ribosomal protein L29 yields the protein MLKKFKDMSFDDMKAKRMSLKREYMDLRFKTVVGHVENPLKKREIRRDIARLNTVIHEYEMGVRKV from the coding sequence ATGTTGAAAAAATTTAAAGATATGTCTTTTGATGACATGAAGGCTAAGCGCATGTCGCTGAAGAGAGAGTATATGGATTTGAGGTTTAAGACGGTTGTGGGCCATGTTGAGAATCCTTTAAAGAAAAGGGAGATAAGGCGGGATATTGCAAGACTTAATACAGTGATTCATGAATATGAAATGGGTGTTAGGAAGGTTTAG
- the rpsC gene encoding 30S ribosomal protein S3, with amino-acid sequence MGQKVHPYSLRIKINKDWKSKWYFDKKLYSEILYEDFVIRRETMKFLRGIKFDISDIEIIRNNLQRVTVVISTPRPGSVIGVKGANLEKIGQLLTRKISKKINIKIKEIKKPEFDAQIIANGIARQIENRVSYRKLLKTALSSSISKGLQGIKIKVSGRLGGAEIARSFEVKEGRIPLHTLRANIDYGFVEAQTTYGIIGVKVWAFKGELLGRKINSDAGQVINKKPARERSENFDKSVVFQDRNNQDSKNRRVVDEGKFFKEKSGVGDDSL; translated from the coding sequence ATGGGTCAAAAGGTGCATCCTTATAGCTTAAGAATAAAGATTAATAAAGACTGGAAATCGAAATGGTATTTTGATAAGAAGTTGTATTCAGAGATACTTTATGAAGATTTCGTAATAAGACGGGAGACTATGAAGTTTCTCAGGGGTATTAAGTTTGATATTTCCGACATAGAGATTATTAGAAATAATCTTCAACGGGTGACAGTGGTGATTTCTACTCCAAGGCCTGGCTCTGTTATTGGGGTTAAAGGCGCCAACCTTGAAAAGATAGGACAGTTGTTAACTAGAAAGATTTCTAAAAAAATAAATATTAAGATAAAAGAAATTAAGAAGCCCGAGTTTGATGCTCAGATTATTGCTAATGGAATAGCAAGGCAAATTGAGAATAGAGTTTCTTACAGAAAGCTTTTAAAAACCGCACTTTCATCTTCTATTTCGAAGGGTCTTCAGGGGATCAAAATTAAGGTTTCGGGTAGGCTTGGTGGGGCTGAAATTGCCAGAAGTTTTGAGGTTAAAGAAGGAAGAATCCCGTTACATACTCTTAGGGCTAACATAGATTATGGTTTTGTTGAGGCGCAGACGACTTATGGCATTATTGGTGTTAAGGTTTGGGCATTTAAGGGTGAACTTTTGGGAAGGAAGATTAATTCGGATGCTGGTCAGGTAATAAATAAAAAGCCTGCAAGAGAAAGAAGTGAAAATTTTGATAAGAGCGTGGTATTTCAAGATAGGAATAATCAGGATAGTAAGAATAGAAGAGTTGTAGATGAGGGTAAATTTTTTAAGGAAAAATCGGGGGTTGGAGATGATTCTCTTTGA
- the rplW gene encoding 50S ribosomal protein L23, producing MKAFDIMISPVLTEKTNIQRENMNVYTFRVKKQANKKDVGAAIKELFGVVPVSCSVLNVKSKSKVVVSKKGYPIGKGKTSSWKKAYIYLRKEDKIDIF from the coding sequence ATGAAAGCTTTTGATATAATGATCTCGCCTGTGCTTACCGAGAAAACTAATATTCAGCGGGAGAATATGAATGTTTATACTTTTAGGGTTAAGAAGCAGGCGAATAAGAAAGATGTTGGTGCTGCGATTAAGGAGCTTTTTGGTGTTGTTCCGGTGTCTTGTAGCGTTCTTAATGTTAAAAGCAAAAGTAAGGTAGTGGTTTCAAAGAAGGGGTATCCTATTGGCAAGGGAAAGACTTCTTCATGGAAAAAGGCATATATCTATCTTAGAAAAGAAGATAAAATAGATATATTTTAG
- the rpsJ gene encoding 30S ribosomal protein S10 gives MIAKDKIRVRLFSFDVKILDQSAESIVRAVQKSKAQIKGPIPLPTKIKKYTVLRSPHVNKKSREQFEMRTHKRLIDILDPTSALMDSLMKLELPAGVEVDIK, from the coding sequence TTGATTGCTAAAGATAAGATACGGGTAAGGCTTTTTAGTTTTGATGTTAAGATATTGGACCAGAGCGCTGAGTCTATTGTTAGGGCTGTTCAGAAATCTAAAGCTCAAATAAAGGGGCCTATTCCTTTGCCGACAAAGATAAAGAAATATACTGTTTTGCGTTCTCCTCATGTTAATAAAAAATCGAGAGAGCAATTTGAAATGAGAACTCATAAAAGGCTTATTGATATTTTGGACCCTACTTCTGCTTTGATGGACTCTTTGATGAAATTGGAACTGCCTGCGGGGGTGGAAGTGGATATTAAGTAG
- a CDS encoding type Z 30S ribosomal protein S14, producing MAKKSMVIKALRKPKYRTRQNRRCKLCGRPRGYMRDFGMCRVCFRKYASAGLIPGVSKSSW from the coding sequence ATGGCTAAAAAGTCAATGGTAATTAAGGCTTTGCGGAAGCCAAAATATAGAACAAGGCAAAATCGTAGGTGTAAGCTTTGTGGGAGGCCAAGGGGTTATATGAGGGATTTTGGTATGTGTCGTGTGTGTTTTAGGAAGTATGCGTCTGCTGGATTAATTCCTGGTGTTTCAAAGTCAAGTTGGTAA
- the tuf gene encoding elongation factor Tu — MAKEVFQRTKPHMNVGTIGHVDHGKTTLTAAISIYCSKVNKDVRALKYEDIDNAPEEKARGITINARHIEYETASRHYAHVDCPGHADYIKNMITGAAQMDAAILLVAADSGAEPQTKEHLLLAQRMGIKKIIVFLNKLDLADPELVELVEVEVLELVEKYGFAGDTPIIKGSAFGAMSNPDDPEATKCIKELLDSMDNYFDLPERDIDKPFLLAVEDVFSISGRGTVATGRIERGLIKVGQEVEIVGIRETRRTTVTGVEMFQKILEEGQAGDNVGLLLRGVDKKDIERGQVIAAIGTITPHKKFKASIYCLTKEEGGRHKPFFPGYRPQFFFRTTDVTGMVALEGKEMVMPGDNVDISVELISSIAMDKNVEFAVREGGRTVASGRILEILE; from the coding sequence ATGGCTAAGGAAGTTTTTCAGAGAACAAAACCGCACATGAATGTTGGTACGATAGGGCACGTTGACCACGGAAAGACAACATTAACGGCGGCTATTAGCATTTATTGCTCAAAGGTAAACAAGGATGTTCGTGCACTTAAATATGAAGATATTGATAATGCGCCTGAAGAGAAGGCGAGGGGGATAACGATTAATGCTAGGCATATTGAGTATGAGACCGCAAGTAGGCATTATGCTCATGTTGATTGTCCTGGGCACGCCGATTACATTAAAAATATGATTACGGGGGCAGCTCAGATGGATGCTGCTATACTATTGGTTGCGGCTGACAGTGGGGCAGAGCCTCAGACTAAAGAACATTTGCTTCTTGCACAGAGAATGGGAATAAAAAAAATAATAGTGTTTTTGAACAAACTAGATTTAGCAGATCCTGAGCTTGTTGAACTTGTTGAAGTTGAAGTTTTGGAACTTGTTGAGAAGTATGGATTTGCTGGTGATACTCCGATAATAAAAGGGTCGGCTTTTGGCGCTATGTCAAATCCGGATGATCCTGAGGCAACTAAGTGCATAAAGGAGCTTCTTGATTCTATGGATAATTACTTCGATCTTCCTGAGAGAGACATTGATAAGCCGTTTTTGCTTGCTGTTGAGGATGTCTTTTCTATATCCGGACGCGGTACCGTTGCTACTGGACGTATTGAGAGAGGCCTTATTAAGGTTGGGCAAGAAGTTGAGATTGTTGGAATTAGGGAAACTAGGAGAACAACGGTTACTGGTGTTGAAATGTTTCAAAAAATTCTTGAGGAAGGACAAGCGGGGGATAATGTTGGGCTTTTGCTTAGGGGTGTTGATAAGAAGGATATTGAAAGAGGACAGGTTATTGCCGCTATTGGTACAATTACTCCTCATAAGAAATTTAAGGCATCTATATATTGTTTGACTAAGGAAGAGGGTGGAAGACATAAGCCGTTTTTCCCAGGATATAGGCCACAATTTTTCTTCAGAACAACAGATGTTACGGGTATGGTAGCTTTAGAAGGAAAAGAGATGGTTATGCCGGGAGATAATGTTGATATTTCTGTTGAACTTATCTCTTCAATAGCTATGGATAAAAATGTTGAGTTTGCTGTGAGAGAAGGTGGAAGAACTGTTGCTTCGGGACGTATTCTTGAAATATTGGAATAG
- the rpsQ gene encoding 30S ribosomal protein S17 yields MARENKRELVGRVVSDRMSKSIVVEIVQRRMHPIYHKYLKVSRRVKAHDEKEESKVGDKVKIIEARPISKEKRWMLVGVLEKSK; encoded by the coding sequence ATGGCAAGAGAGAATAAGAGAGAGTTGGTCGGTAGGGTTGTTAGTGATAGGATGAGTAAGTCTATAGTTGTTGAAATTGTTCAGAGAAGAATGCATCCTATTTATCACAAATATCTAAAGGTTAGTAGAAGAGTTAAGGCTCATGATGAGAAGGAAGAATCGAAAGTTGGGGATAAGGTAAAGATTATTGAGGCCCGACCCATTAGTAAGGAGAAGAGGTGGATGCTTGTTGGGGTTTTGGAAAAGTCAAAGTAG
- the rplB gene encoding 50S ribosomal protein L2 encodes MGIKTYRPKTSSLRYKTTLSFDDLSKSNDPLKSLTKGKMSRAGRDSSGRISVRRRGGGHKRRYREIDFGRRDKFGVPARVASIEYDPNRSSNIALLVYRDGDKRYAIAPKGIKVGDVLESGPNSPIRSGNSLPLENIPVGKMVHNIELNLGRGGQLVRSAGSYAMILASDEDYVTVKLPSGEMRMIFKKCMATLGEVGNGDYMNVSWGKAGKSRWLGRRPKVRGVAMNPVDHPHGGGEGKTSGGRHPVSPWGQPTKGYKTRKRKKYSDKFIVKRRSK; translated from the coding sequence ATGGGTATTAAGACTTATAGACCGAAGACGTCTTCTTTGCGGTATAAGACAACTTTGTCCTTTGATGATTTGAGTAAAAGTAATGATCCTTTAAAGTCTTTGACTAAGGGAAAGATGTCTAGGGCTGGAAGAGATTCTTCTGGGAGAATTAGTGTTAGGAGAAGGGGTGGTGGGCATAAGAGAAGGTATAGGGAAATTGATTTTGGTAGAAGGGATAAATTTGGGGTACCTGCTCGGGTTGCGTCTATCGAATATGATCCAAATAGGAGTTCTAATATAGCTTTACTTGTTTACAGGGATGGAGATAAGAGATATGCCATTGCTCCTAAGGGGATTAAAGTTGGTGATGTATTGGAGAGCGGGCCAAATTCTCCAATAAGGAGTGGTAATTCGCTTCCTCTTGAGAATATTCCAGTTGGTAAGATGGTACATAATATTGAGCTTAATCTTGGAAGGGGTGGGCAGCTTGTAAGGAGTGCTGGTAGTTATGCTATGATACTTGCCTCTGATGAAGATTATGTGACCGTTAAGCTTCCGTCAGGAGAGATGCGCATGATTTTTAAGAAATGTATGGCTACTCTTGGAGAAGTTGGAAATGGGGATTATATGAATGTTTCTTGGGGTAAGGCCGGTAAGAGTAGGTGGCTTGGGAGGAGGCCTAAGGTGAGGGGCGTTGCCATGAACCCTGTTGACCATCCTCATGGGGGTGGAGAGGGGAAGACTTCTGGGGGGCGTCATCCTGTATCTCCTTGGGGACAGCCTACCAAGGGATATAAAACTCGAAAAAGGAAGAAATACTCAGATAAATTTATAGTTAAGCGAAGAAGTAAGTAG
- the rplX gene encoding 50S ribosomal protein L24 produces the protein MKTKLRLGDNVKILCGKDKGKIGRVIGIDRGKSRITVEACNMVKKVVKARTPQEKSKIIDKEAAMDISNVMLFVGGVASRVGFRSEGNEKKRFLKKNGENV, from the coding sequence ATGAAGACAAAGTTGAGATTGGGGGATAATGTAAAGATTCTTTGTGGTAAAGATAAAGGGAAGATAGGTAGAGTTATTGGTATTGATAGGGGGAAATCTAGGATTACCGTTGAAGCTTGTAATATGGTTAAAAAGGTTGTTAAGGCAAGAACGCCTCAGGAAAAGAGTAAGATAATTGATAAAGAGGCAGCTATGGATATCTCTAATGTGATGCTGTTTGTGGGTGGCGTGGCTTCTAGGGTAGGGTTTAGATCTGAAGGCAATGAAAAGAAGAGATTTCTTAAGAAGAATGGGGAGAATGTTTAG
- the rplC gene encoding 50S ribosomal protein L3 — protein MLGLIGKKVGMTQIFQEDGVVVPVTVIEFESNYVIGKRTVEKDGYDALIMGSVDLKSSKVSKPIRGQYKKLENIEPKKYVIEFRDFKGYDAGDEIKLDVFREVKYVDITGTTKGKGFQGAMKRHNFSGGPSSHGSKFHRHLGGTGQATTPARTFKGTKMAGRMGGIQQTIQNLEIIFIDEEKGAILVKGAVPGFKGSFVIVKKARKVGV, from the coding sequence ATGTTGGGATTGATTGGAAAAAAGGTGGGCATGACTCAGATATTTCAAGAAGATGGGGTTGTGGTGCCTGTTACGGTAATAGAATTTGAGTCCAATTATGTTATAGGGAAAAGAACAGTAGAGAAAGATGGATATGACGCTCTTATAATGGGATCTGTTGATCTTAAAAGTTCGAAGGTTTCAAAGCCGATAAGAGGTCAGTATAAAAAATTAGAGAATATTGAGCCTAAGAAGTATGTTATAGAATTTAGAGACTTTAAGGGTTATGATGCTGGTGATGAGATTAAACTTGATGTTTTCAGAGAGGTTAAGTATGTGGATATTACTGGCACTACTAAGGGTAAGGGTTTCCAGGGAGCTATGAAGAGACATAACTTTAGTGGTGGCCCTTCCTCTCATGGGTCTAAGTTTCACAGACACCTTGGCGGCACCGGACAGGCTACTACTCCTGCTAGGACTTTTAAGGGGACCAAAATGGCTGGTAGAATGGGTGGTATTCAGCAAACTATTCAAAATCTTGAAATTATTTTTATCGATGAAGAGAAGGGAGCTATTTTGGTAAAGGGAGCTGTGCCAGGATTTAAGGGTTCTTTTGTTATTGTTAAAAAGGCTAGAAAAGTGGGTGTTTAG